The following is a genomic window from Streptomyces lincolnensis.
CCTTGCGGGCCGCCTCCTCCGCCGCCTTCTTCCGCTCGGCCTCCTGCTGGGCCTTGAGGTCGATACGTTCCTGCGTCCGGCTGACCCGGTCGCTGAAGTCGTCCGCCTCGGCGGAGAGGTTCTCCAGCTGGGTGTCGAGCTTGTTGTTCGCGGCGGATGGTTTCACCGCGGTCGCGTCCGCGGCCATCGTCGACGCGTCCTTGCTGTCCTCGGTGAGGGTGCCGACGGAGGCGGCGGCGATTCCCGCGACCCCCATCACACACGCCGAGGGCACGGCCACCGTCAGCAGCGCCGAACGCCTGGGGGGTGTACGGCGCCGGGAACGGGCCGCGTTGCGCGTCGCCGCGCGGCCCAGCGGAGCGGGAGCGGCGGGGGTGGCCTCCTCCTGGCCGTCCAGCAGAGGCGCGTCGGCGATCGAGGGCAGTACGTCGGTGGCGGCCGACTCGGCTTCGGGGGCGGGCGTTTCGTGCTCGGTGTCGTACGACTCGCCGTACGCGGCCTGCGGTTCGTACTCCTCGGCGGCCGGTGCGGCGGGGCCGTCGGAGTTCCACTGCGTGGCGTCGTACGCGCCGGTGTCGAAGGCCTGCGTGCCCCATTCCCAGTGCTGGGTCTGGTCGGCCTGGCCGCCGGACTGGTCGGGCTGGAGCCAGGCGTTCGCGTCCCAGTGCCCGCTGGTGTCGGGGCCGTTGTGCTGCGGGGGGATCGCGGAGAGCTGCTGCTGGTCGCCGTTCCAGGCGGTGGCGTCGTACGCGCCGGTGTCGTAGGCGGCGTGGTGCTGGGCCGCGTACATGTCGTAGTTCAGGGGCTGCTGGCTGCCCGTGGACCAGTCCGAGGAGTCGTACGAGCCCGTGTTCTCGCCCGGGAGACTGCCGAAGAGGGGGTCCGCGTCGAAGGTCGCGGTGGCCTGGGCGCCGGTGTCGAAACCGGTGGCGTCATAGGCGTGGTGCGTGGTGAAGTCGCCGTACTGGGCTTCCTGGGTGCCGTAGGACGCGTAATGCGCGGGGTCGGCGTCGGAAGCCGGGGCCGGGGTGGTCATGGTCCCCGACGGGTGACGGTCGTTCACCAACTTCTCTTTCGCCTCGACAACAGGGGCTGCCAGAGCAGTGCGGTGACTGTACCCGGCGGTATGCGGGCGCGACAATCTTCAACCTGTTTTGGGCGCGCAGGAAACGGGCATTCGGCTGTGTTTCGGGGGACTGCGGGCGCGGGTTTGGCTTTGGGTTCGAATACTGTTCGATGCTGGTGGGCTGTCCGGCGCCTGTCGCGTCCCTGTGCGAGCGAGGTGCGAGGCGGTGGCTAGGCCACGGTCAGACCGCCGGCGCGCGCCGCTGTTTCCTCTCCCGGAAGAGCCGTGTCGAGAGCTCGGCGTATCCCGGCCGCGACGGCGGGGTGCACGGGCAGGGCGAGATGCCCGATGCCGCTGACCCGCACGTTCTCCGTGGACAGGTCCGGGTGCTCGACGCAGGCGGTCTCCAGCGGGTCCATCAGATGGTCCAGATCGCTCCAGAAGCTGACGAAGTGCGTACGGCAGTCCGGCGCGGGCAGAGTGAGCTCCTCGAGCACCTCTGAGCCGGGGCGCATCTGGCGCACGATGGGGTGCGCGTTGGCCAGGGGCACCACCTTGGTGCCGGAGTGCGGCGTGCCGAGCGTGACCAGGGTTCGTACGCGCGTGTCGCCGCCGAGGCGCTGCACGTAGTACCGCGCGATCAGGCCGCCCAGGCTGTGTCCGACCACGTCGACCTGCGAGCTGCCCGTGCGCTCGCAGATCTCCTCTATGTGCCGGCCGAGCAGTGCCGCCGCGGTACGGATGTCGCAGGTCAGCGGGGAGTAGTTGAGCGACTCGATCTGCTGCCTGCCGTGCTGGGCGAGGCTGCGGCGCAGCAGCACGAAGACCGAGCGGTTGTCGATGAACCCGTGCAGCAGCACGACCGGAGGCTTGGCCTCCCTGGGCAGCTGGGTCGCGCTGTCCTCCGGTGCGGGGAGCGGGGGCGCGGGGGCGCGGCGCTCCTGTGCGATACCGGAGGGATAGAGAAGGAGGTGGCCGGCGAGGATCGCGATCTCCAGGGCGGTCGCCTTCAGGAGAGCCAGGGAGAGGCCCGCCAGCTTGCCCGGGAGCAGGCGCTGACAGAGCGGAAGAATGGGCAGTGCTGCCCCGGTGACCTTCATGGCCGACCTCCTGTCGGCACACAGGAGGACGGCTCCGTCCCCCGTGTGCGCTCATGGGGAGACGCGGCGGAGGTGGTGATCGACGGAGCGCGAGTGGAGCGCGGGGGGTGGGTGCGGCGAGTGGCGCGTGCTGGTGGGGCTGCCGGTCGAGCTGGTGGTGACGATGCTGTGATGGTTGGGGCCTGTGGTGCGGATGGTGCTGGTGGTGCGCCAATGACGTGACGGGTTTCCCTGCCGATGAGGCGACGAGGCTCCCCGCTGTCGTGCCTTACCTGTCCTGCGTGCCCTTCGTGCCGGTGTCGATGCGTCGCACCGCCGCGGCGCGTGGACTGCGGCGCGGCGGTGCGACGACCTCGTTGCGGCTCCCGAACGTGTCCCACCGTGTGATTTCCCCCTCGGTAACCTCCGCGAAACTGCCGGTTGAGGGATGCGGGCCATAACGTTCGTTCACTTTCCCGGCGGGTGCGGGTAGTCGTGTACTTGTGGGTACGGATGGATGCAGTCGCTTCATGGAGGCAGTGATGGGTGTGGCAGCCGGTCCGATCCGCGTGGTGGTCGCCAAGCCGGGGCTCGACGGCCATGACCGCGGGGCCAAGGTGATCGCCCGTGCGTTGCGGGACGCCGGGATGGAGGTCATCTACACCGGGCTCCATCAGACCCCCGAGCAGATCGTCGACACCGCCATTCAGGAGGACGCCGACGCGATCGGTCTGTCCATCCTGTCCGGTGCGCATAACACCCTCTTCGCGGCCGTCATCGACCTGCTCAAGGAGCGGGAGGCGGAGGACATCCTGGTGTTCGGCGGCGGCATCATCCCCGAGGCGGACATCCGGCCGCTGAAGGAGAAGGGCGTCGCGGAGATCTTCACGCCCGGGGCGACGACGCAGTCGATCGTGGACTGGGTCAGGGAGCACGTCCAGCAGCCGGCCGGCGCGTAGATCGGCGTCGCGCGGCGACGGCCCAGGCATCACACCGCCCCCAGCTCCTCGGCCATCGCCGCCCGCAACCTCAGCGTGGAGACCAGGCGCTGGAACGCCTCCGCCCAGTAGCCCCCGGCACCGGGACTCGCGTCCTCCGTCTCGTCCGGCACCGCCATCAGCCCGTCGAGGCGGCTCGCCTCGGAGGGGTCGAGGCAGCGCTCGGCCAGCCCCATCACGCCGCTGAAGCTCCATGGGTAACTCCCCGCGTCCCGTGCGATGTTGAGTGCGTCGACGACGGCCCGGCCGAGCGGCTCGGACCACGGCACCGCGCACACTCCGAGCAGCTGGAACGCCTCCGACAGCCCGTGGGCCGAGATGAACCCGGCGACCCAGTCGGCCCGTTCGGCGCCGCCCAGCGTGCCGAGCAGCTTGGACCGCTCGGCCAGGGACACCGCGCCGGGGCCACCGGCCTCGGGAGCCGCGGGGGCCGCGAGCAGTGCCCGCGCCCATGCGGCGTTCCGCTGACGCACCGCGGCCCGGCACCAGGCCGCGTGCAGTTCGGCCTGCCAGTCGTCCGCCACCGGCAGCGCCACGATCTCCTGGGGCGTACGGCGACCGAGCCGGGCGGGCCAGGTCGCGAGGGGTGCCGCCTCCACCAACTGGCCGAACCACCAGGACCGCTCTCCCCGGCCCGCCGGAGCCTTGGCCACGACGCCGTCGCCCTCCATGCCCGCGTCGCACTCATGGGGCGCCTCGACCAGGAGCGTCGGGGTGCTCCCGGTGTGGTCGACGGCCACGCACGCCCCGGCCCTGACCGCCATCCGCGCGGCGAGCGCCGAGCCGGGCAGCGACGACAGCAGCTCCGCGGCCGTCGCCCGGACGTTCCGGCTCCGGTCCGTCAGCGCCTGCTCCAGGAACGGCTCGTCGTCCGCCGCCAGACCGGTGCGCAGGGAGTCGAGGAACATCAGCCGGTCCTCGGCCCGCTCCGTCGCCCAGGTCGTCGCGAGCAGCTCGCGCGCGGCGGCCGGCTCACGGGCGCGTATCGCGCTCAGCAGGGCGACCCGCTCGGCGAACAGCCCTTCCTCCCAGAGCTGCCGGATCCTGTCCGTGTCCTCCAGGTGCGGCAGCGCCATGCCTCCGCCCGGCGCCGCGCGCAGGGCGAACCGCCAGTCGGGGTTCAGCCGGGCGAGCCACACCGCACGCGCCCCCGCGAAGGCCAGCGCCGCCTGCCGCAGGTCCGTACGCCCGCGGGCCGCGTCCAGGAGGGCGGGCAGCAGCTCCGGAGGGGGCGCGAACCCCTGGGTGTTCGCCGTCGCGAGCCACTGCGGCAGCAGCTCCATCAGGTCCGGTGCCGTGCCTCTGCGGCCACCGCCGCCGGTGCCCGGTCGGTCGGTCAGCAGCATCGCCAGCCTGCGCGCCGCGGCGGTCGGCAGTGGTGGGCGCGGGTCCTCGGCGGCCGGCTCCACTCGCGCGGCCGCCCGTCCCGGCCGCAGCCCGGCCCGACGTCGTACGGTCTCCGCGGCCGCCGCGTCCAGCAGCGCCGCCGGGGCCTCGGGGCCCGGCGGACAGCCCGGTGGGGTGCGGCGCTCCGTGCCGAGCAGCGCCGCCGTGACGAGTTCCTCCCAGGCGTTCGGCGCGGGTGCGTCCACAGG
Proteins encoded in this region:
- a CDS encoding M23 family metallopeptidase, with product MTTPAPASDADPAHYASYGTQEAQYGDFTTHHAYDATGFDTGAQATATFDADPLFGSLPGENTGSYDSSDWSTGSQQPLNYDMYAAQHHAAYDTGAYDATAWNGDQQQLSAIPPQHNGPDTSGHWDANAWLQPDQSGGQADQTQHWEWGTQAFDTGAYDATQWNSDGPAAPAAEEYEPQAAYGESYDTEHETPAPEAESAATDVLPSIADAPLLDGQEEATPAAPAPLGRAATRNAARSRRRTPPRRSALLTVAVPSACVMGVAGIAAASVGTLTEDSKDASTMAADATAVKPSAANNKLDTQLENLSAEADDFSDRVSRTQERIDLKAQQEAERKKAAEEAARKERLRPKFALPVAQHGLSAYYGQSGINWMSVHTGIDFPVSYGTTVMAATDGTVRTQWNSAYGNMMIVTAKDGTETWYCHLSSYRVASGTTVKAGDPIAYSGNSGNSTGPHLHFEVHPAGGSAIDPLPWLRSHGIDPT
- a CDS encoding lipase family alpha/beta hydrolase translates to MKVTGAALPILPLCQRLLPGKLAGLSLALLKATALEIAILAGHLLLYPSGIAQERRAPAPPLPAPEDSATQLPREAKPPVVLLHGFIDNRSVFVLLRRSLAQHGRQQIESLNYSPLTCDIRTAAALLGRHIEEICERTGSSQVDVVGHSLGGLIARYYVQRLGGDTRVRTLVTLGTPHSGTKVVPLANAHPIVRQMRPGSEVLEELTLPAPDCRTHFVSFWSDLDHLMDPLETACVEHPDLSTENVRVSGIGHLALPVHPAVAAGIRRALDTALPGEETAARAGGLTVA
- a CDS encoding cobalamin B12-binding domain-containing protein — encoded protein: MGVAAGPIRVVVAKPGLDGHDRGAKVIARALRDAGMEVIYTGLHQTPEQIVDTAIQEDADAIGLSILSGAHNTLFAAVIDLLKEREAEDILVFGGGIIPEADIRPLKEKGVAEIFTPGATTQSIVDWVREHVQQPAGA
- a CDS encoding DUF5691 domain-containing protein, with protein sequence MNGTPTPVDAPAPNAWEELVTAALLGTERRTPPGCPPGPEAPAALLDAAAAETVRRRAGLRPGRAAARVEPAAEDPRPPLPTAAARRLAMLLTDRPGTGGGGRRGTAPDLMELLPQWLATANTQGFAPPPELLPALLDAARGRTDLRQAALAFAGARAVWLARLNPDWRFALRAAPGGGMALPHLEDTDRIRQLWEEGLFAERVALLSAIRAREPAAARELLATTWATERAEDRLMFLDSLRTGLAADDEPFLEQALTDRSRNVRATAAELLSSLPGSALAARMAVRAGACVAVDHTGSTPTLLVEAPHECDAGMEGDGVVAKAPAGRGERSWWFGQLVEAAPLATWPARLGRRTPQEIVALPVADDWQAELHAAWCRAAVRQRNAAWARALLAAPAAPEAGGPGAVSLAERSKLLGTLGGAERADWVAGFISAHGLSEAFQLLGVCAVPWSEPLGRAVVDALNIARDAGSYPWSFSGVMGLAERCLDPSEASRLDGLMAVPDETEDASPGAGGYWAEAFQRLVSTLRLRAAMAEELGAV